One region of Natronorubrum aibiense genomic DNA includes:
- a CDS encoding type IV pilin yields MGSVAFLKDDTAVSPVIGIVLLVGISVMTMALVGTVVLNQGGFVQTTPDVDVGYNQTDDDVSVVVTSLIGTSSVEASAIDVRIDGDDACGTWDGDDELEVGDSLEITGYGDSCTDIVESDSITVVVDHGAQSELVSSYEPDFPGFELTLDGYDNEVSPDESVTFDVTVTNEGTDTDEQPIELEIRNRGTGASDIVADTELELDSGESKTIGLVWDADDGLEGEDREDKRSYSAAVSSDDDRLAGSVVRVDDETDGGSSGESGDDSGDVVGDDSDENSDEEVVFESLVVDVHEYEDNTGGEDDEVRVVFEYKLNGPIGENEIAIAAEVDNFEDEAKAELSDTTGTVTRDLKVRNKNDAVIVSGVINGEACNTATIHVESSETVC; encoded by the coding sequence ATGGGCTCTGTAGCATTTCTCAAGGATGATACTGCCGTTTCGCCGGTCATCGGTATCGTGTTACTCGTTGGCATCTCCGTTATGACGATGGCGCTCGTGGGCACCGTCGTTCTCAATCAGGGTGGCTTCGTCCAGACGACGCCAGACGTGGACGTGGGCTACAATCAGACGGACGATGACGTGTCGGTGGTCGTCACGTCGCTCATCGGCACCTCGAGCGTCGAAGCGTCAGCCATCGACGTCCGGATCGACGGCGACGACGCCTGCGGGACGTGGGACGGCGATGACGAACTCGAGGTCGGCGACAGCCTCGAGATCACGGGCTACGGAGACAGTTGTACGGATATCGTCGAGAGCGACTCGATCACCGTGGTCGTCGACCACGGCGCGCAGTCGGAACTGGTCAGCTCCTACGAACCGGATTTCCCCGGGTTCGAGTTGACGCTCGACGGGTACGACAACGAGGTATCGCCGGACGAGTCGGTCACGTTCGACGTGACCGTCACGAACGAGGGTACTGACACGGACGAGCAGCCGATCGAACTCGAGATCAGAAACCGAGGGACGGGCGCTTCTGACATCGTTGCCGACACGGAACTCGAGTTAGACAGCGGCGAGTCCAAGACGATCGGACTGGTGTGGGACGCCGACGACGGCCTCGAGGGCGAAGACCGGGAGGATAAACGATCGTACTCGGCGGCCGTCAGCAGCGACGACGACCGCCTCGCAGGGTCAGTCGTTCGTGTCGACGACGAAACGGATGGTGGCTCGAGTGGCGAGTCGGGAGATGACTCCGGTGACGTAGTGGGAGACGATTCGGATGAGAACTCAGACGAGGAAGTGGTGTTCGAGAGCTTGGTAGTGGACGTTCATGAGTATGAAGATAACACAGGTGGCGAAGACGACGAAGTGAGGGTTGTATTCGAGTACAAATTGAATGGTCCAATCGGTGAAAACGAAATCGCAATCGCCGCCGAAGTCGACAACTTCGAAGATGAGGCGAAGGCGGAATTGTCGGACACGACTGGGACTGTTACCCGCGATCTGAAAGTGCGGAACAAGAACGACGCCGTAATCGTTTCGGGTGTTATTAACGGCGAAGCATGTAACACCGCTACAATCCATGTTGAAAGTAGTGAAACAGTTTGTTAG
- a CDS encoding pro-sigmaK processing inhibitor BofA family protein, with product MTGIEILLLILALVGVLVGAALIRAASPFIINAVVGLVLLFLAQAVFGLSVAVTPIVLGIVALGGVPGSIIVLVLSLFGVAFVP from the coding sequence ATGACTGGCATCGAGATCCTGCTATTGATCCTCGCCCTCGTGGGCGTCCTCGTCGGGGCCGCCCTCATCCGTGCGGCCAGCCCCTTCATTATCAACGCGGTCGTCGGACTGGTGTTGTTGTTCCTCGCACAGGCTGTTTTCGGGCTCTCCGTTGCCGTGACACCGATCGTCCTCGGCATCGTCGCCCTCGGTGGCGTGCCCGGCTCGATCATCGTGCTCGTGCTCTCGCTGTTCGGCGTTGCGTTCGTCCCATAG
- the argF gene encoding ornithine carbamoyltransferase, which produces MTTNTDDSQPRHFLDVDDLTEAELFTVLDRAEEYKRALETGDNHADLEDQTLGMLFQKASTRTRVSFETGMTQLGGHAIFLGEDDIQLGRGEPLKDTSRALSRYVDAVMARVFKHENVEVLAEYADVPVVNGLTDDAHPCQTLADLQTIREQEDGFDGVSATWIGDGNNVAQSFALGCAMTDIDLTVATPEGYELDEEVLERARELGGDPTTTTDPVEAVSDADIIYTDVWISMGQEDERDVRMNDFEGFQVGADLLEHAPEASIMHCLPAHRGEEITDEAIESDQSIVFDQAENRLHAQKAVLSWLLE; this is translated from the coding sequence ATGACGACAAATACTGACGACAGCCAGCCGAGACATTTCCTCGATGTCGACGATCTCACCGAGGCAGAACTGTTCACGGTCCTCGACAGGGCCGAGGAGTACAAACGAGCCCTCGAGACCGGCGACAATCACGCCGACCTCGAGGACCAGACGCTGGGGATGCTCTTCCAGAAGGCAAGCACCCGTACCCGCGTCTCGTTCGAGACGGGGATGACCCAGCTGGGCGGCCACGCGATCTTCCTCGGGGAAGACGACATCCAACTTGGGCGAGGCGAGCCGCTGAAAGACACCTCGCGTGCGCTCTCGCGGTACGTCGACGCCGTGATGGCCCGCGTGTTCAAACACGAGAACGTCGAAGTACTCGCGGAGTACGCCGACGTCCCCGTCGTCAACGGGCTGACCGACGACGCCCACCCCTGCCAGACGCTCGCGGACCTCCAGACGATCCGCGAACAGGAAGACGGCTTCGACGGCGTCTCGGCGACCTGGATCGGCGACGGTAACAACGTCGCTCAGTCGTTTGCACTCGGCTGTGCGATGACCGACATCGATCTGACGGTCGCGACGCCCGAGGGCTACGAGCTCGACGAGGAAGTGCTCGAGCGCGCCCGCGAACTGGGCGGCGATCCGACGACCACGACCGATCCGGTCGAGGCGGTCTCGGACGCTGACATCATCTACACCGACGTCTGGATCAGCATGGGCCAAGAAGACGAACGCGACGTCCGTATGAACGATTTCGAGGGCTTTCAGGTCGGCGCGGACTTGCTCGAGCACGCCCCCGAGGCGTCGATCATGCACTGTCTTCCCGCCCACCGCGGCGAGGAGATCACCGACGAAGCCATCGAAAGCGACCAGTCGATCGTCTTCGATCAAGCCGAAAATCGACTGCACGCACAGAAGGCGGTGTTGAGCTGGTTGCTCGAGTGA
- a CDS encoding transcription initiation factor IIB, which translates to MGGDGVCPECDGRLRTSGTETICEDCGLVFAEDAIDHGPEWRSFDDDETDPRRTGAPLTRSRHDRGLSTEIGYGSGTRFEYSSRLTGRKRRQIARLRREHNCARISSKAERNQIYGFTEIRRVNTALSLPESAREQACTLFKSAQSEGLFQGRSLEGFAAAAIYATCRTRSNPRTIDEITAVARADADELRVAYDALNRELGLPTGPIDPTQYLPRYASKLGLETDVERRAREHLTDLRQAGHISGRNPSGIAAACLYTAADEREEWPTITQADAADVANVAPVTIRSTVTTIRDH; encoded by the coding sequence ATGGGTGGAGATGGCGTCTGCCCGGAATGCGATGGGAGATTGCGGACGAGCGGTACCGAGACGATCTGTGAAGACTGTGGACTCGTCTTTGCTGAGGACGCGATCGACCACGGCCCCGAATGGCGATCGTTCGACGACGACGAGACCGATCCACGCCGGACCGGCGCGCCGTTGACGCGCTCGAGACACGACCGTGGACTCTCGACGGAGATCGGTTACGGCTCCGGCACTCGTTTCGAGTACAGTTCCCGACTCACTGGACGGAAACGCCGACAGATCGCGCGCCTACGACGGGAGCATAATTGCGCCCGAATCTCGTCGAAAGCCGAACGCAATCAGATCTACGGCTTTACCGAGATCCGCCGCGTCAACACCGCCCTTTCGCTTCCCGAGTCCGCTCGTGAACAGGCCTGTACGCTGTTTAAGTCGGCCCAATCCGAAGGGCTGTTCCAGGGCCGATCGCTCGAGGGGTTTGCTGCTGCGGCGATCTATGCGACCTGTCGAACGCGCTCGAACCCGCGAACGATCGACGAAATCACTGCCGTCGCCCGCGCCGACGCCGACGAGCTCAGAGTGGCCTACGATGCACTCAATCGGGAACTCGGTCTTCCGACGGGACCGATCGATCCAACGCAGTATCTGCCACGGTATGCCTCGAAACTCGGCCTCGAGACCGATGTCGAGCGCCGCGCTCGGGAACACCTGACCGACCTACGTCAGGCGGGACACATCAGCGGGCGGAACCCAAGCGGCATTGCGGCGGCCTGTCTCTACACGGCAGCGGATGAACGCGAAGAGTGGCCGACGATCACACAGGCCGATGCGGCCGACGTTGCCAATGTCGCGCCGGTGACAATTCGCTCGACGGTAACGACGATTAGAGACCACTGA
- a CDS encoding LAGLIDADG family homing endonuclease, translating to MAQAGNSELVDSFEQFFRNYYDNDIKQLAQRYPNEQRSLRVDWQDLYRFDPDLADDFLNQPEQLQRYAEEALRLYDLPIDVSLGQAHVRIYNLPETESPEIRDIRARDMNSLVQVHGIVRKATDVRPKIEEAAFECQLCGTLNRIPQSSGDFQEPHECQGCERQGPFKVNFDQSEFVDSQKLRMQESPEGLRGGETPQSLDVHIEDDITGEVTPGDHVSATGVLRLEQQGNDQEKSPVFDFYMEGMSVDIDEEQFEDMDITDEDKEEIVRLSSSEDIYEQMVASIAPSIYGYEQEKLAMILQLFSGVTKQLPDGSRIRGDLHMLLIGDPGTGKCVHGDTKITLADGRNVPIREIVESNLEDPKPIDDGWYDEIDFNIPSLQDDGSIAPQRATKVWKREAPNQMYRIRTSSGRELEVTPSHPLFVQNDGQLKPVIADDLTTGQFIAAPRTLTVDGNDTLNVDFRQSRSPNAVQLDLPGQWTPSLARLIGYIIAEGYVQQRDDNTGFVSITNNDREVLDDATDALKKLGLNTTERVPHESKDAYELLCSAGEFVSFLKVLEPCILQSSSEQCVPDSIFEASATIKSEFLKAFIEGEGHVSESQRELTVASISRNLLEDVRTLLLSVGIRSQLHERQNSSYRLRISGNEFERYVSKVGFITQRKQQAAEQYAGTMRNTNRDVIPDIGSELRRIRESLSLTQAECGLPRSTYQHYERGSRNPSRESFEKVVATFKDALSAEEAPSEDGVLADGGSLKRSLNTLEQFVEGDVCWERIECVNSVEPDYDWVYDLEVEGTHNYISNGVISHNSQMLGYIKNIAPRAVYTSGKGSSSAGLTAAAVRDDFGDGQQWTLEAGALVLADQGIAAVDELDKMRSEDRSAMHEALEQQKISVSKAGINATLKSRCSLLGAANPKYGRFDHYEPISEQIDLEPALVSRFDLIFTVTDDPDEEKDRNLAEHILTTNYAGELTTQREQMTSIDVSNEEIEEMTGQVDPEIDAELLRKYIAYAKQNCHPRMTEAAREAIRDFYVDLRLKGTDEDAPIPVTARKLEALVRLSEASARVRLSDTVEQHDAERVIEIVRSCLQDIGVDPETGEFDADIVEAGTSKSQRDRIKNIKQLISDIEEEYDDGAPVDIVLDRAEEIGMDHSKAEHEIEKLKQKGEVYEPSTDNLRTT from the coding sequence ATGGCGCAAGCGGGAAATTCTGAACTCGTCGACTCGTTCGAGCAGTTCTTCCGCAACTACTACGACAATGATATCAAGCAGCTTGCGCAGCGATACCCCAACGAGCAGCGGTCGCTCCGGGTCGACTGGCAGGATCTCTATCGGTTCGACCCCGATCTCGCTGACGACTTTCTGAACCAACCCGAACAACTCCAGCGCTACGCCGAGGAGGCACTACGACTGTACGACCTACCGATCGACGTCAGCCTCGGCCAGGCGCACGTCCGGATTTACAATCTCCCCGAGACGGAGTCGCCCGAAATCCGTGATATTCGCGCCCGGGATATGAACTCCCTCGTGCAGGTCCACGGCATCGTTCGCAAAGCGACCGACGTCCGCCCAAAAATCGAAGAGGCGGCCTTCGAGTGCCAACTCTGTGGCACCCTGAATCGGATTCCACAGTCCAGCGGCGATTTTCAGGAACCTCACGAGTGTCAGGGCTGTGAACGACAGGGGCCGTTCAAGGTCAACTTCGACCAATCGGAGTTCGTCGACTCCCAAAAGCTCCGGATGCAAGAGAGTCCGGAAGGGCTTCGTGGCGGCGAGACGCCGCAATCGCTCGACGTCCACATCGAAGACGACATCACCGGCGAAGTCACCCCCGGCGACCACGTCTCGGCGACCGGCGTCTTGCGACTCGAGCAACAGGGCAACGACCAGGAGAAATCGCCCGTCTTCGACTTCTACATGGAGGGAATGTCCGTCGACATCGACGAAGAGCAGTTCGAGGACATGGACATCACCGACGAGGACAAAGAGGAGATCGTCCGACTCTCCTCGAGTGAGGATATCTACGAGCAGATGGTCGCCTCCATCGCGCCCTCGATCTACGGCTACGAGCAGGAGAAACTCGCGATGATCTTGCAGCTGTTTTCGGGCGTCACCAAGCAGTTGCCCGACGGCTCGAGAATTCGTGGTGACCTGCACATGCTGCTTATCGGTGATCCTGGTACTGGGAAGTGTGTCCACGGAGATACGAAAATAACACTCGCAGATGGCCGTAACGTCCCAATTCGGGAAATTGTCGAGTCGAATCTGGAGGACCCGAAGCCGATTGATGATGGCTGGTACGACGAGATAGATTTCAACATCCCGTCTCTACAGGACGATGGCTCAATCGCACCGCAGCGGGCGACTAAAGTCTGGAAGCGAGAGGCCCCCAACCAGATGTATCGGATTCGAACCTCGAGTGGGCGAGAACTCGAGGTGACGCCGTCACATCCTCTGTTCGTACAGAATGACGGACAGCTCAAACCGGTAATCGCAGATGACCTCACAACAGGACAGTTCATTGCTGCACCTCGAACACTTACAGTAGACGGTAATGACACACTCAATGTTGACTTTCGGCAATCTCGGTCACCAAATGCGGTTCAACTTGACCTGCCAGGTCAATGGACGCCATCATTAGCCCGCCTGATTGGATACATCATCGCAGAGGGATACGTCCAACAGCGAGACGATAATACAGGATTCGTTTCAATTACGAACAATGACAGGGAAGTATTGGACGACGCAACGGATGCACTCAAGAAACTAGGCCTCAATACGACGGAGCGAGTGCCTCATGAATCGAAGGATGCGTATGAACTACTTTGTTCAGCAGGGGAGTTCGTAAGCTTCCTCAAAGTACTCGAGCCATGCATTCTTCAGTCATCCAGTGAGCAATGTGTTCCTGATTCAATCTTCGAGGCTTCAGCGACAATTAAATCGGAATTCCTCAAAGCATTCATCGAAGGAGAAGGACACGTTTCGGAATCGCAGCGCGAGCTCACTGTTGCTTCGATAAGCCGTAATCTGCTCGAAGATGTTAGAACATTACTTCTCTCAGTTGGGATCCGATCACAACTGCACGAGCGGCAGAACAGTAGCTACCGACTCAGAATCAGCGGAAACGAATTTGAAAGGTATGTCTCCAAAGTGGGCTTCATAACCCAGCGAAAACAGCAGGCTGCAGAACAATACGCCGGTACAATGAGGAATACAAACCGGGATGTTATTCCAGATATTGGCTCAGAACTGCGGCGAATACGGGAATCACTATCGCTCACACAGGCCGAGTGTGGACTACCACGATCGACGTATCAACATTATGAACGGGGGTCGAGAAATCCAAGTCGAGAGAGTTTCGAGAAGGTCGTCGCGACATTCAAAGACGCGTTATCAGCAGAAGAGGCCCCAAGTGAGGACGGTGTTCTAGCTGACGGTGGGTCTCTAAAAAGGAGTCTCAATACTCTCGAGCAGTTTGTCGAAGGGGATGTCTGCTGGGAACGCATCGAATGTGTCAACAGCGTCGAACCTGATTACGACTGGGTATACGATCTTGAGGTCGAGGGAACTCACAACTACATCTCGAATGGTGTGATCTCGCACAACTCCCAGATGCTCGGCTACATCAAAAACATCGCCCCTCGAGCCGTCTACACCTCCGGGAAAGGCTCGTCCTCGGCAGGACTGACAGCCGCAGCGGTGCGAGACGACTTCGGCGACGGCCAGCAGTGGACCCTCGAGGCCGGCGCGCTCGTCCTCGCTGACCAGGGAATCGCCGCAGTCGACGAGCTCGACAAGATGCGCAGCGAGGACCGCTCTGCCATGCACGAAGCCTTAGAGCAACAGAAAATCTCCGTCTCCAAGGCAGGTATCAACGCGACGCTCAAATCCCGGTGTTCCCTGCTGGGCGCGGCTAACCCCAAGTACGGCCGGTTCGACCACTACGAGCCGATCAGCGAACAGATCGACTTAGAGCCGGCGCTCGTCTCGCGATTCGATCTGATCTTTACGGTCACCGACGATCCCGACGAGGAGAAAGACCGGAATCTCGCAGAGCACATCCTCACCACGAACTACGCCGGCGAGTTGACTACCCAGCGCGAGCAGATGACGTCGATCGACGTCTCGAACGAGGAGATCGAAGAGATGACCGGCCAGGTCGACCCCGAAATCGACGCCGAACTCCTGCGCAAGTACATCGCCTACGCCAAACAGAACTGCCATCCACGGATGACCGAGGCAGCACGCGAGGCGATCCGGGACTTCTACGTCGACCTCCGTTTGAAAGGGACCGACGAGGACGCTCCGATTCCGGTGACGGCACGGAAGCTCGAGGCGTTGGTGCGACTCTCGGAGGCGAGCGCCCGTGTGCGGCTGTCAGATACGGTCGAACAACACGACGCCGAGCGAGTTATCGAGATCGTTCGCTCGTGTCTGCAGGATATCGGAGTCGACCCCGAAACGGGCGAGTTCGACGCGGACATCGTCGAGGCAGGGACGTCCAAATCCCAGCGCGACCGGATCAAGAACATCAAACAGCTTATCAGCGATATCGAAGAGGAGTACGACGACGGTGCGCCGGTCGATATCGTCCTCGACCGGGCCGAAGAGATCGGGATGGATCACTCCAAGGCCGAACACGAGATCGAGAAACTCAAACAGAAAGGTGAGGTCTACGAGCCGAGTACAGACAACCTCCGAACGACGTGA
- the thrC gene encoding threonine synthase, with protein sequence MSLSLSAEQPATPDVATDGVWLECIECGDTFAPFDDVRYTCDECDGLLEVRYEDLPTFDDFEGHGVWRYAAALPFESGVSIQEGSTPLYEVPRLEDEIGVEALRIKHEGMNPTGSFKDRGMTVGVKVAEELGVGRLACASTGNTSAALAAYGSRGGMETLVLLPAGKVAAGKIAQASLHDARILEVDGNFDACLDIVQELAAKGEVYLLNSLNPFRLEGQKTIGLEILEAFLADYDTVPDRIVLPVGNAGNTSALYKAFRELVQAGELDEDDVPKLTGVQAEGAAPMVEAIENDADEVRRWDDVETRATAIRIGNPVNAPKALPGIRETGGTAVAVSDEEITDAQRSLAAEGIGVEPASAASVAGLRKLRADGVVDDDERVACLTTGHLLKDPDAAAAAGGDPEPVPADTDGVLEHLQQ encoded by the coding sequence ATGAGTCTCAGCCTGTCCGCAGAGCAGCCGGCCACCCCCGACGTCGCAACCGATGGCGTCTGGCTCGAGTGTATCGAGTGTGGCGACACGTTCGCCCCCTTCGACGATGTCCGGTACACCTGCGACGAGTGTGACGGTTTGCTCGAGGTGCGTTACGAGGATCTGCCGACGTTCGACGACTTCGAAGGGCACGGCGTCTGGCGCTACGCTGCCGCGTTGCCGTTCGAATCGGGCGTCTCGATCCAGGAAGGATCGACGCCGCTGTACGAGGTGCCGCGTCTCGAAGACGAGATCGGCGTCGAAGCGCTGCGGATCAAACACGAGGGGATGAACCCGACCGGGTCGTTCAAAGACCGCGGGATGACCGTCGGCGTGAAGGTCGCCGAGGAACTCGGCGTTGGTCGACTGGCCTGTGCCTCGACGGGGAACACGAGTGCCGCGCTCGCTGCCTACGGGTCCCGCGGCGGTATGGAGACGCTCGTGCTCCTTCCAGCCGGCAAAGTCGCAGCCGGCAAAATCGCGCAGGCGAGCCTCCACGACGCTCGCATTCTCGAGGTCGACGGCAACTTCGACGCCTGCCTGGATATCGTCCAGGAACTAGCCGCCAAGGGCGAGGTCTACCTGCTGAACTCGCTGAACCCGTTCCGACTCGAGGGCCAGAAGACGATCGGCCTCGAGATCCTCGAAGCGTTCCTCGCCGACTACGACACCGTTCCCGACCGAATCGTGCTCCCGGTTGGCAACGCCGGCAACACCTCGGCGCTGTACAAGGCGTTCCGCGAACTCGTCCAGGCAGGTGAACTCGACGAGGACGACGTCCCCAAACTGACCGGCGTGCAGGCCGAGGGCGCGGCTCCGATGGTCGAAGCGATCGAGAACGACGCCGACGAGGTCCGACGCTGGGACGACGTCGAGACGCGCGCGACGGCGATCCGGATCGGGAACCCCGTCAACGCACCGAAGGCGTTGCCCGGCATCCGTGAAACCGGTGGCACCGCCGTCGCTGTCTCCGACGAGGAGATCACTGACGCCCAGCGATCCCTCGCCGCCGAGGGAATCGGCGTCGAACCCGCTTCCGCCGCCTCCGTCGCCGGCTTGCGAAAGCTCCGCGCCGACGGTGTCGTCGACGATGACGAACGCGTTGCCTGTCTGACGACCGGCCACCTGCTCAAAGATCCCGACGCCGCTGCCGCTGCTGGCGGTGATCCCGAACCCGTACCAGCCGACACGGACGGCGTCCTCGAGCATCTCCAGCAGTAA
- a CDS encoding RNA-guided endonuclease InsQ/TnpB family protein, giving the protein MEYSPRYRLFPTTEQWESLDWTRNIVRQLYNHALYEFNKIPQDEGTLRQRVWHVRDELPRLKQQWTDLKQIYSTVLQKAVERIRTNINNLGKLKAKGYDVGSLNWKAPREFRSFTYRQSGFELDTKSGSNNRAILRLKKVRGETLEIPIHLHRDLPDHDALKEVTVKKEPTGAWYASFCISTNEPEKPAPEDIDAEDTVGLDLGVLNFVHDSDGRSIGRLDLSDERDRLEREQRSLSRKQHESNNWEKQRLRVAEVHACMSNKKHDYKHKLAHAYTTLSDAVFVENLNVKSMLEGEGNARNKAEVGWRDFISILKHHGRKNGCHVVEVEPSGTTKECASCGVETEKPLWVREHSCPSCGFELDRDWNAALNVKSRGLSKLGVVHSEGTSSESHGDSDGLRKSFDDFRTPVETATAVDTVSVSASRVVETGSPCLKERAAATANE; this is encoded by the coding sequence ATGGAGTACAGTCCACGATACCGACTCTTCCCGACAACCGAACAGTGGGAGAGTCTCGACTGGACTCGAAACATTGTGCGACAACTCTACAACCACGCGCTCTACGAGTTCAACAAAATTCCACAAGACGAGGGAACACTTCGACAGCGAGTCTGGCACGTCCGCGATGAACTCCCCCGTCTCAAACAACAGTGGACTGACCTCAAACAGATCTACTCTACCGTGTTGCAGAAAGCTGTCGAACGCATCCGCACCAACATCAACAACCTCGGCAAGCTGAAAGCCAAGGGGTACGATGTTGGCTCGTTGAACTGGAAAGCGCCGCGTGAATTTCGGAGTTTCACGTATCGACAATCGGGCTTCGAACTCGACACCAAGAGTGGCTCGAATAACCGAGCAATCCTCCGACTCAAGAAAGTCCGCGGCGAAACCCTGGAGATTCCAATCCACCTCCACCGCGACCTTCCTGATCACGACGCTCTCAAGGAAGTCACGGTGAAGAAAGAACCCACAGGAGCATGGTACGCCTCGTTCTGTATCAGCACCAACGAACCTGAGAAACCCGCCCCAGAAGACATCGATGCAGAGGACACCGTCGGTCTCGACCTCGGCGTCCTCAACTTCGTGCACGACTCAGATGGTCGCTCCATCGGACGCCTCGACTTGTCCGACGAGCGAGACCGCCTCGAACGTGAGCAACGCTCGCTCTCTCGCAAGCAACACGAGTCGAATAACTGGGAGAAACAGCGCCTTCGAGTCGCTGAGGTGCATGCGTGTATGTCGAACAAGAAGCACGACTACAAGCACAAACTCGCCCATGCGTATACAACACTGTCCGACGCGGTGTTCGTCGAGAATTTGAACGTGAAGTCGATGCTCGAAGGCGAAGGTAACGCTCGAAACAAGGCTGAAGTTGGATGGCGTGACTTCATATCGATTCTCAAGCATCACGGTCGAAAGAACGGGTGCCACGTGGTCGAGGTTGAACCGTCTGGGACGACGAAAGAGTGTGCGTCTTGCGGCGTGGAAACCGAGAAACCCCTCTGGGTTCGTGAACATTCGTGTCCCTCTTGTGGGTTTGAACTGGATAGGGATTGGAACGCGGCGTTGAACGTGAAGTCGCGTGGGCTGTCGAAACTAGGAGTGGTTCACTCCGAAGGAACGTCCTCAGAATCGCATGGCGATTCTGATGGGCTGCGAAAATCGTTCGACGATTTTCGAACGCCCGTGGAGACTGCGACCGCTGTGGACACTGTTTCCGTGTCTGCAAGTCGCGTCGTTGAAACAGGAAGCCCCTGCCTCAAGGAACGAGCGGCTGCCACCGCGAATGAGTAG
- a CDS encoding [LysW]-lysine hydrolase, which translates to MSASTSDPADVSLSEARELLVDLVSIPSPTREEREAAKRLVDFFEAHDREVWIDAVGNVRAPADDSVLLTSHIDTVPGDIPVEVEETGDDEILWGRGSVDATGPLAAMATAAVRTGVSFVGVVGEEVDSKGSRYLVADREKSPEAVINGEPSGANGITLGYRGLIAGTYVATSESGHTSRPDPNAIQHAVRWWSAVEAHFEGGEYEPVFEQVTTKPVDIEGGVSDDGLSVEATMDVQLRVPPALDVETVREAAEAELEVGTVTWKDKVPPVMTSPRTEVARAFRVAIRNEDEEPRLLRKTGTSDMNIYAGAWDCPMVTYGPGNSDLDHAPDERLSLSEYDQSVSILERVSRTLSED; encoded by the coding sequence ATGAGCGCGAGTACGAGCGACCCGGCGGACGTCTCGCTTTCGGAAGCCCGGGAGCTACTGGTCGACCTCGTCTCGATTCCCTCGCCGACCCGTGAGGAGCGCGAGGCGGCCAAACGGCTCGTGGATTTCTTCGAGGCCCACGACCGAGAGGTCTGGATCGACGCGGTCGGCAACGTCCGCGCACCGGCGGACGATTCCGTGCTGCTCACTTCACACATCGACACCGTCCCGGGGGATATCCCCGTCGAGGTCGAAGAAACCGGCGACGATGAAATCCTCTGGGGTCGTGGCAGCGTCGACGCAACCGGGCCACTCGCCGCGATGGCGACCGCCGCCGTCCGAACCGGCGTCTCCTTCGTCGGCGTCGTCGGCGAAGAAGTCGACTCGAAGGGGTCGCGCTACCTCGTCGCCGACAGGGAGAAGTCACCGGAAGCCGTCATCAACGGCGAGCCGTCCGGAGCGAACGGGATCACGCTGGGCTATCGTGGCCTCATCGCTGGCACGTACGTCGCGACCAGCGAGTCCGGCCACACCTCCCGGCCGGACCCGAACGCGATCCAACACGCCGTTCGCTGGTGGTCCGCCGTCGAAGCACACTTCGAAGGTGGCGAGTACGAACCCGTCTTCGAGCAGGTGACGACCAAGCCGGTCGACATCGAAGGCGGCGTCAGCGACGACGGCCTCTCCGTCGAAGCGACGATGGATGTCCAACTGCGCGTCCCGCCCGCACTCGATGTCGAGACCGTCCGCGAAGCCGCAGAAGCCGAACTCGAGGTTGGGACTGTAACCTGGAAGGACAAGGTTCCGCCCGTGATGACGAGTCCGCGAACGGAGGTCGCTCGAGCGTTCCGTGTCGCTATTCGCAACGAAGACGAGGAGCCACGTCTGCTACGAAAGACCGGCACCAGCGACATGAACATCTACGCGGGGGCGTGGGACTGTCCAATGGTCACGTACGGCCCTGGTAACTCCGATCTCGATCACGCACCCGACGAGCGACTCTCACTCTCGGAGTACGATCAATCCGTTTCGATCCTCGAGCGCGTCTCGCGGACGTTGAGCGAGGACTGA